In Gilliamella sp. B3022, the sequence TACTGAATTGACCGATAACTTTCAGGCAAGAACTACAGAACAGTAATGGGGATAAAAGATTGAAATAACCTTGGTGGGTACGGTGTTAAAAATATTCATTGAGAATCTGTTCATTGAGATTATTTTTTCAAACAGTACATTATAATTGGGTATGATTTTAAATCAGGTTATGAAAACAAGAAGTATAGTATAAATTGCAAAAAAATTTGCATATAAAAAAGAGCAAAAGAATTCAATTTATGATATAAATACAGAAATGTTTTAACTTAAGTTATAAAGAAGGACACGAATATGTTAAAAGAGCAAATGGTAGTAAAAAATTCAACTGGATTGCACGCACGCCCAGTAACAACACTTGTAAAACTAGCCGGTCGTTATAAATCAAATATCGAACTAGTTTATAATGACAAAGCGATTAAAATGAAAAGTATGATGGGTTTATTAGGTGCAGGTGTCAAAGGTGGCTCAACTGTTGAAATCATTTGTGATGGTGAAGACGAACAAGCTGCAATGGATGAAATCCGTGAATTATTTGCTACTGGTTTTGGTGAGTAATTAAC encodes:
- a CDS encoding HPr family phosphocarrier protein, with the translated sequence MLKEQMVVKNSTGLHARPVTTLVKLAGRYKSNIELVYNDKAIKMKSMMGLLGAGVKGGSTVEIICDGEDEQAAMDEIRELFATGFGE